A single window of Leptolyngbya ohadii IS1 DNA harbors:
- the rpsF gene encoding 30S ribosomal protein S6 gives MSYYETMYILRSDLGDEVVDQSIAKYQGILTDQGAQDMDTQHRGKRRLAYPINKQREGVYVQMNYTSSGAAVAAMERAMRLSDEVLRFLTIKVDAPVAEAEAVEA, from the coding sequence ATGAGTTACTACGAAACGATGTACATCCTGCGATCGGACCTCGGTGATGAGGTGGTTGATCAGTCGATCGCCAAGTATCAAGGCATTCTGACCGACCAGGGCGCACAGGATATGGACACCCAGCATCGCGGCAAGCGGCGTCTGGCATATCCAATCAACAAACAGCGCGAAGGCGTGTATGTGCAAATGAACTATACCAGCAGTGGTGCTGCCGTTGCTGCAATGGAGAGAGCCATGCGCCTGAGCGATGAGGTGCTGCGCTTCCTGACGATTAAGGTGGATGCTCCTGTGGCTGAAGCCGAAGCCGTTGAAGCGTAA
- a CDS encoding fumarylacetoacetate hydrolase family protein, with protein MAQRFVRVQTTTGHVYYGLLHLDRRVQVLDAPPWLKGQPTHQELDPETYTLLAPCAPSKIVAVGKNYQKHAAEMGGDVPQEPLLFLKPSTAITAPESPIHYPPQSERVDYEGELALILGDYCVNCTPEEARSKIWGYTIANDVTARDLQRKDGQWTRAKGFDTFCPLGPWIVRELSTAARLQTFLNDSETPVQSATISEMVFAPEVLVSYISQVMTLLPGDVVLTGTPEGVGALQVGDRVRVEIEGIGSLENRVALREPASMPLV; from the coding sequence ATGGCACAACGCTTCGTCCGGGTTCAAACGACGACTGGGCATGTTTATTATGGCTTGCTGCACCTCGATCGCCGTGTACAGGTTCTCGATGCCCCGCCCTGGCTCAAGGGACAGCCCACCCACCAGGAACTTGATCCAGAAACCTACACGTTGCTGGCTCCCTGTGCGCCTTCCAAAATTGTGGCAGTCGGCAAGAACTACCAGAAGCACGCCGCCGAGATGGGGGGAGATGTGCCCCAGGAACCGCTGCTGTTTCTCAAGCCTTCCACTGCCATCACTGCCCCAGAAAGCCCGATTCACTATCCGCCTCAGTCTGAGCGGGTGGACTACGAAGGCGAACTGGCGCTCATCCTGGGGGACTACTGCGTCAACTGCACCCCTGAGGAAGCCCGCAGCAAAATTTGGGGCTATACGATCGCCAATGATGTCACCGCCCGCGATCTTCAGCGCAAGGATGGACAGTGGACAAGGGCAAAGGGATTTGATACGTTCTGTCCGCTGGGTCCCTGGATTGTGAGAGAACTGAGTACCGCCGCCCGACTCCAGACTTTCCTGAACGACAGCGAAACCCCTGTGCAGTCTGCCACCATCAGCGAGATGGTATTTGCGCCAGAGGTTTTGGTGTCTTATATCAGTCAGGTGATGACGCTGCTGCCGGGAGATGTGGTTCTCACGGGAACTCCCGAAGGGGTGGGAGCTTTGCAGGTGGGCGATCGCGTCCGGGTCGAGATCGAGGGAATTGGCTCCCTGGAAAACCGGGTTGCGCTGCGGGAACCTGCTTCAATGCCGCTCGTGTAG
- a CDS encoding Tic20 family protein, which produces MSWRGSVTPTDRIFACLPYLLPLIDALAFSVFFFRQFPALQVVLLPFLPIISIYSAIPFAGWIVFFAVYFGVVRNENINHFIRFNAMQAILIGIVLSLCSIVIQFILFPALGSSGLIIETLFNVIFLGGMAAIIYSVVQTALGRYAEIPSLSNAVYMQVR; this is translated from the coding sequence ATGAGCTGGCGCGGTTCCGTAACTCCAACCGATCGCATTTTTGCCTGTCTGCCCTACCTGCTACCGCTGATTGATGCCCTCGCCTTTAGCGTCTTTTTCTTCAGGCAGTTTCCGGCACTCCAGGTTGTACTGCTGCCCTTCCTCCCCATTATTAGCATCTACAGTGCGATCCCGTTTGCAGGGTGGATTGTGTTCTTCGCGGTGTACTTTGGCGTTGTCCGCAACGAAAACATTAATCACTTCATTCGCTTCAACGCAATGCAGGCAATCCTGATCGGGATCGTCCTGAGCCTGTGCAGCATTGTGATTCAGTTCATCCTGTTTCCGGCACTGGGCAGCAGCGGGCTGATCATTGAAACCCTGTTCAACGTAATTTTCCTGGGCGGCATGGCTGCCATTATTTACTCCGTGGTGCAGACCGCACTGGGGCGCTACGCCGAAATTCCGTCCCTGTCTAACGCTGTTTATATGCAGGTGCGGTAA
- a CDS encoding GAF domain-containing protein, producing the protein MPNDILPNDTTAYPILPDAVREAFAESQPEAVFTSLLPALGQALNVDRCFLLLRNPATRIHRVICWRRDESLPDTSTDGWQPEEEWEKDDPMFAAALATQPSIYVEDIETARPETLNRDFERQYLGHRALVHAHICHEGQLWGILQPAVFGQPRIWTEADRQTIDAVVQLLVPSVMAAVKSMAAVKSATVKSE; encoded by the coding sequence ATGCCCAATGACATTCTGCCTAATGACACTACCGCCTACCCGATCCTACCGGATGCCGTCCGAGAGGCTTTTGCAGAATCACAGCCTGAAGCCGTTTTTACGTCTCTCCTTCCTGCCTTAGGGCAAGCCCTGAACGTCGATCGCTGTTTTTTGCTGCTTCGTAATCCGGCAACGCGAATCCACCGAGTGATTTGCTGGCGACGCGATGAAAGCCTGCCCGATACCAGTACGGATGGCTGGCAACCTGAAGAAGAATGGGAAAAAGATGATCCGATGTTTGCCGCAGCTCTGGCAACGCAACCCAGTATCTACGTGGAGGATATCGAAACCGCCCGTCCTGAGACTTTAAACCGGGACTTTGAACGGCAGTATTTGGGGCATCGTGCCCTGGTTCATGCTCATATTTGTCACGAGGGACAGCTTTGGGGCATTTTGCAGCCTGCGGTCTTTGGGCAGCCCAGGATCTGGACGGAAGCCGATCGCCAGACGATCGATGCAGTCGTTCAATTACTGGTGCCGTCTGTTATGGCTGCTGTAAAATCTATGGCTGCTGTAAAATCGGCTACTGTGAAGTCCGAGTAA
- a CDS encoding metallophosphoesterase family protein encodes MPLTRRGTLRLFGLAGIGGISACVRQAIISQSSAPAQSPVSQIAQTTGDSTGESVDRLAQLGIFAPPRGDARLVVISDLNSQYGSTDYEPEVDRVIALIPDWQPDLVLCGGDMVAGQKTSLTRSQIQAMWNAFDQHVSAPLRRANIPFGFTIGNHDASGARSSSGFIFAQERNLASAYWNDPRHNPGLQFVDRAGYPFYYSFLQNEIFFLVWDASTSQIPADQLAWAERSLASSAAQSAKLRIAIGHLPLYAVAIGRDRPGEYLDQGDRLRALLERYRVHTYISGHNHAYFPGYVGNLQTLHAGLLGSGVRQLLNGNSPLLKTATVIDVNLTTADTTYTTYDAKTMQVVNQRILPRFIDSPTAKILRRDVQWADLTTAEQESRYVPKS; translated from the coding sequence ATGCCTCTTACTCGTCGGGGAACACTGCGACTGTTTGGTTTAGCTGGAATCGGTGGAATCTCTGCCTGTGTTCGGCAGGCGATCATAAGCCAAAGTTCTGCTCCTGCCCAATCTCCTGTATCCCAGATTGCTCAAACGACTGGAGACTCGACTGGAGAATCGGTCGATCGTCTGGCTCAGCTAGGAATTTTTGCTCCTCCGCGCGGCGATGCCCGCCTTGTGGTGATTAGTGATTTAAACAGTCAGTACGGCTCAACGGATTACGAACCGGAAGTCGATCGCGTTATTGCTCTGATTCCTGACTGGCAGCCGGATCTGGTGCTATGCGGTGGCGATATGGTGGCAGGGCAAAAAACCTCCCTCACCCGATCGCAAATTCAAGCGATGTGGAATGCCTTTGATCAGCACGTTAGCGCCCCCCTGCGGCGAGCCAATATTCCCTTCGGGTTTACGATCGGCAATCACGATGCATCGGGGGCACGGTCAAGCAGCGGCTTTATCTTTGCTCAGGAACGAAACCTCGCATCAGCCTATTGGAACGATCCGCGCCACAACCCCGGACTGCAATTTGTCGACCGGGCGGGCTATCCGTTCTATTATTCTTTCCTACAAAACGAAATTTTCTTCCTGGTCTGGGATGCCTCTACATCACAAATTCCCGCCGACCAACTTGCCTGGGCAGAACGTAGTCTGGCATCCAGTGCGGCTCAATCGGCGAAGCTGAGAATTGCGATCGGGCATTTGCCCCTCTATGCAGTGGCGATCGGGCGGGATAGACCAGGAGAGTATCTGGATCAGGGCGATCGGCTGCGGGCATTGCTGGAGCGGTATCGCGTTCACACCTACATCAGCGGACACAATCATGCCTACTTTCCCGGCTATGTGGGCAATCTGCAAACCCTTCACGCGGGTTTACTGGGCAGCGGTGTGCGGCAGCTGCTCAACGGCAATTCTCCGCTGCTGAAAACGGCAACGGTCATTGATGTAAATTTAACGACTGCCGATACGACCTACACCACCTATGACGCGAAAACGATGCAGGTGGTGAATCAGCGTATTCTGCCCCGATTTATCGACAGCCCCACCGCGAAGATTTTGAGGCGAGATGTGCAGTGGGCGGATTTAACGACAGCGGAGCAGGAAAGTCGGTATGTGCCGAAATCCTGA
- a CDS encoding NAD(P)/FAD-dependent oxidoreductase, with product MKLSKKNLDQRLNHLYDVIIVGGGMGGLSAAIYLQRYRLSCLIIEKGKGRSFWMQELRNYLGLPPTTPGREIIQTGQEHALELGADHLRGFVEEVQDEGETFAVKVRVGKEDSIYPVFRSKYVIAASGIMDHLPKLENMKNVFDYAGYNLHVCLICDGYEMADRQCGLFAGTEGSINTAFVLNWFTPYITVFTNGLFEVGNEMRHKLNEYGFPLVETPIKQLVGHDHEMTGVELEDGKMIPLETGLVAMGSHYYNEYLKGLDLEWKGGNLVTDNMCRTSHPRLFAIGDLKEGLNQVSIAVADGTLAATAIWRDIRRASPPRRWEEHLTEATPAEATPTQEAPLGKTPLVETT from the coding sequence ATGAAACTATCCAAGAAGAACTTAGATCAGCGGCTCAACCACCTGTACGACGTGATTATTGTCGGCGGCGGCATGGGCGGACTCTCGGCAGCGATCTATCTTCAGCGGTATCGGCTCTCCTGTCTGATTATTGAGAAGGGCAAGGGGCGATCGTTCTGGATGCAGGAACTCCGCAACTACCTGGGCTTGCCCCCCACCACCCCCGGGCGGGAAATCATTCAAACCGGGCAGGAACACGCTCTGGAACTGGGAGCGGATCATCTGCGGGGCTTTGTGGAAGAAGTGCAGGATGAGGGCGAGACGTTTGCCGTCAAAGTGAGGGTAGGCAAGGAAGACAGCATATATCCCGTATTTCGATCGAAGTACGTGATTGCGGCTAGCGGCATTATGGATCACCTGCCAAAGCTGGAGAATATGAAGAATGTGTTTGACTATGCGGGCTATAACCTGCACGTTTGCCTGATTTGTGACGGATACGAAATGGCAGATCGGCAATGTGGTCTATTTGCAGGCACCGAGGGATCGATCAACACTGCCTTTGTGCTGAACTGGTTTACGCCCTACATCACCGTCTTTACCAACGGTCTATTTGAGGTGGGCAACGAGATGCGGCACAAGCTAAACGAGTATGGCTTCCCGCTGGTGGAAACGCCGATCAAGCAATTGGTGGGACACGATCACGAGATGACCGGAGTAGAGCTGGAAGACGGCAAAATGATTCCACTTGAAACAGGACTGGTCGCAATGGGATCTCATTACTATAATGAGTACCTCAAGGGACTCGACCTGGAGTGGAAAGGCGGCAATCTGGTGACAGATAATATGTGCCGTACCTCCCATCCGCGCCTATTTGCGATCGGAGATCTAAAAGAAGGTCTGAATCAGGTGTCAATTGCCGTCGCAGATGGTACATTAGCGGCAACAGCAATCTGGCGGGACATTCGTAGGGCTTCTCCGCCACGGCGCTGGGAAGAACACCTGACAGAGGCAACTCCCGCAGAAGCGACTCCGACTCAGGAAGCGCCTCTAGGGAAAACTCCTTTAGTCGAGACGACCTGA
- a CDS encoding Npun_F5560 family protein, translated as MSKTDTPTIPELQSEVARLRDELQMRDQLVQQLSQELFRLVKGNAAATPTAAVSERQKGEIKALREQIQGFEQQAMFYQEQLSAKDAEIYQLRQSAQEMTDRAKMLEQVVEELPRIYKEKFEQRLAPVREKVALIQQENRRLHAELQSVSYRLAVRSRRISHLDLPSFPRMGATLPDLSNV; from the coding sequence GTGAGCAAAACCGACACCCCCACCATTCCCGAACTGCAATCTGAAGTGGCTCGTCTGCGCGATGAGCTTCAGATGCGCGATCAGCTCGTACAGCAGTTGTCGCAAGAACTTTTCCGCCTGGTAAAAGGCAATGCTGCCGCTACGCCTACCGCCGCCGTCTCCGAACGCCAGAAGGGCGAAATTAAGGCACTGCGCGAACAGATTCAGGGCTTCGAGCAGCAGGCAATGTTCTACCAGGAACAGCTTTCTGCTAAAGATGCGGAAATTTATCAGCTCCGCCAGTCTGCCCAGGAAATGACCGATCGCGCCAAGATGCTGGAACAGGTGGTGGAAGAACTGCCGCGCATCTACAAGGAAAAATTTGAGCAGCGGCTCGCTCCAGTCCGGGAGAAGGTAGCACTCATTCAGCAGGAAAATCGTCGCCTCCACGCCGAGCTTCAGAGCGTCAGCTATCGCCTTGCGGTGAGAAGCCGCCGGATCAGCCATCTGGATCTGCCGAGCTTCCCCCGGATGGGCGCAACCCTGCCCGACCTCAGCAACGTCTAA
- the aroC gene encoding chorismate synthase: MGNTFGHLFRVTTFGESHGGGVGVVIDGCPPQLEISAEEIQFELDRRRPGQSKITTPRKEADQCEILSGTFEGKTLGTPIAILVRNKDTRPQDYDEMAKAYRPSHADATYDAKYGIRNWQGGGRSSARETIGRVAAGAIAKKILRQVAGVEIVGYVKRIKDLEGMVDPATVTLEQVESNIVRCPDSECADRMIEMIEQIGRSGDSVGGVVECVARQVPKGLGMPVFDKLEADLAKAVMSLPATKGFEIGSGFAGTLLTGSEHNDEFYIDEAGDIRTTTNRSGGVQGGISNGENIVIRIAFKPTATIRKEQRTVTQAGEETILAGKGRHDPCVLPRAVPMVEAMVALVLCDHLLRDQGQCHVLGS; this comes from the coding sequence ATGGGCAACACCTTCGGGCATCTGTTTCGCGTCACCACCTTTGGCGAGTCGCATGGCGGTGGAGTTGGTGTTGTGATCGACGGTTGCCCACCCCAATTAGAAATTTCCGCAGAAGAAATCCAGTTTGAACTCGATCGCCGCCGTCCGGGGCAGAGCAAGATCACTACGCCGCGCAAGGAAGCGGATCAGTGCGAAATTCTGTCCGGCACATTTGAAGGCAAAACCCTGGGAACCCCGATCGCCATCCTGGTTCGCAACAAGGACACCCGCCCCCAGGACTACGATGAGATGGCAAAGGCTTATCGCCCCTCCCACGCCGATGCTACCTACGACGCAAAATACGGCATTCGCAACTGGCAGGGTGGTGGCAGATCCTCAGCCAGAGAAACGATCGGACGAGTCGCAGCGGGAGCGATCGCTAAGAAAATCCTGCGTCAGGTAGCCGGGGTAGAAATCGTCGGGTATGTGAAGCGGATTAAAGACCTGGAAGGCATGGTTGATCCGGCAACGGTGACGCTGGAGCAGGTGGAAAGCAACATCGTTCGCTGTCCGGATAGTGAGTGCGCCGATCGCATGATTGAAATGATTGAGCAGATTGGGCGATCGGGTGATTCGGTAGGCGGCGTGGTGGAATGCGTTGCCCGTCAGGTGCCAAAGGGTCTGGGCATGCCCGTATTCGATAAGCTAGAGGCGGATCTGGCGAAGGCGGTGATGTCTCTGCCCGCCACAAAAGGCTTTGAAATCGGCTCAGGATTTGCCGGAACGCTGCTCACCGGAAGCGAACACAACGACGAATTTTACATCGACGAAGCCGGAGACATCCGCACCACAACCAATCGATCGGGTGGGGTGCAGGGCGGCATTTCCAACGGCGAAAACATTGTGATCCGGATAGCATTCAAGCCCACGGCAACCATTCGCAAGGAGCAGCGCACCGTCACTCAAGCAGGCGAGGAAACGATTCTGGCAGGCAAAGGACGACACGATCCCTGTGTGTTGCCCCGTGCAGTGCCGATGGTAGAAGCAATGGTGGCTCTAGTGCTGTGCGATCATCTGCTGCGGGATCAGGGGCAGTGCCATGTTTTGGGTTCGTAG
- a CDS encoding cation:proton antiporter, producing the protein MDVYILDLLVIGLLLLFVTLGSGWIVRLPLSYALIYLIVGIILSPYGFNLIQVRPETNFLERLTEIVVLISLFSCGLKMNRALTLHGWASTIRLIGLLMPICIFAIAWVGHYFLNMPWGIAILLGAILAPTDPVLASEVQLSHPDDRDEVRFGLTSEGGLNDALAFPFVYFGLHWIKDDRWQSWILQWTVVDLIWAIAAGLAMGVLVARAVVLIDKRLQRIRAVDSLMEDFVALSIILLTYSLTELVNGYGFLAVFVAGVVAQRSYRNPEKQESQIEFTETLEKLLEVGTILLLGSLLRWEPILKYLPQSLLIAGLLFFVIRPIGAWISTIGEHQNPMRPWLFGWFGIRGVGSIYYLTYALGEGLRAETGEQIAWITFTTIVLSVILHGISSTPIMNWYERQMEKRREKVRQRQFGRVER; encoded by the coding sequence GTGGACGTTTACATTCTCGACCTGCTGGTTATCGGGCTTTTGCTGCTGTTTGTCACCCTGGGATCGGGCTGGATTGTTCGCCTGCCGCTGTCCTACGCGCTGATTTACTTGATTGTGGGAATCATTCTCAGCCCCTACGGATTTAATTTGATTCAGGTTCGCCCGGAAACGAACTTTCTGGAGCGGCTGACCGAAATAGTGGTGCTGATTTCGCTGTTTAGCTGCGGCTTGAAGATGAACCGTGCCCTGACGCTGCATGGCTGGGCTTCCACGATTCGGCTAATCGGGCTACTGATGCCTATCTGTATTTTTGCGATCGCCTGGGTGGGACATTATTTTCTGAATATGCCCTGGGGAATTGCGATTTTGCTGGGGGCAATTCTGGCTCCCACCGATCCGGTACTGGCATCCGAAGTGCAGCTTTCCCATCCAGATGATCGGGATGAGGTGCGATTTGGCTTAACCTCCGAAGGCGGCTTGAATGATGCCCTTGCCTTTCCGTTTGTCTACTTTGGGCTGCACTGGATCAAGGACGATCGCTGGCAAAGCTGGATCTTGCAGTGGACGGTGGTGGATCTGATCTGGGCGATCGCGGCAGGTTTGGCGATGGGCGTTCTGGTTGCCAGAGCTGTTGTGCTAATTGACAAACGGCTTCAGCGGATTCGGGCGGTGGATAGCCTGATGGAGGATTTTGTTGCCCTCAGCATTATTCTGCTCACCTACTCGCTGACGGAACTGGTGAACGGCTACGGCTTTCTAGCGGTGTTTGTAGCGGGGGTAGTGGCACAGCGGAGCTATCGCAATCCCGAAAAGCAGGAATCGCAGATTGAATTCACCGAAACCCTGGAAAAACTGCTGGAGGTCGGTACGATTCTGCTGCTGGGATCGCTGCTGCGCTGGGAACCGATCCTTAAATACCTGCCCCAGTCGCTTCTGATTGCCGGACTGCTATTTTTTGTGATTCGACCGATCGGGGCGTGGATCAGCACCATTGGCGAACACCAAAATCCCATGCGTCCCTGGCTGTTTGGCTGGTTTGGCATTCGCGGCGTAGGCTCTATCTACTACCTCACCTATGCGCTGGGAGAAGGCTTGCGGGCAGAGACGGGAGAGCAAATCGCCTGGATTACCTTTACCACGATCGTCCTTTCTGTGATTCTGCACGGCATCAGCTCGACCCCAATCATGAACTGGTATGAACGGCAGATGGAAAAGCGGCGGGAGAAAGTGCGGCAGCGGCAGTTTGGGCGAGTGGAGAGGTAG
- the msrB gene encoding peptide-methionine (R)-S-oxide reductase MsrB: MTSSKDKQKDEQFEVQKTEGEWRETLTPDQFYVLRKHGTERAGTSPLDKNYESGVYKCAGCGTSLFTSETKFNSGTGWPSFFKPIEGAVETSVDRSLFMTRVEVHCARCGGHLGHVFGDGPAPTGQRYCMNGVALEFVPVDQPQV, from the coding sequence ATGACTTCCTCCAAAGACAAGCAAAAAGATGAGCAGTTTGAAGTACAGAAGACCGAGGGTGAATGGCGCGAAACTCTGACGCCGGATCAGTTCTATGTGCTGCGGAAGCACGGCACCGAACGGGCAGGAACCAGTCCGCTGGATAAAAATTATGAGTCTGGCGTTTACAAATGTGCAGGTTGCGGTACGTCCCTGTTTACTTCGGAAACCAAGTTTAACAGCGGCACGGGGTGGCCCAGCTTCTTTAAGCCAATCGAGGGTGCGGTAGAAACATCGGTCGATCGCTCCTTGTTTATGACGCGGGTTGAAGTTCACTGCGCTCGCTGTGGTGGGCACCTAGGGCACGTTTTCGGCGATGGTCCGGCTCCGACAGGGCAGCGGTACTGTATGAATGGTGTGGCGCTGGAGTTTGTGCCAGTCGATCAACCGCAGGTATAG
- a CDS encoding Dps family protein, whose translation MTATVPSLQLQSSVVDTLNRQQANALVAYLNYKKYHWLTFGPLFRDLHLLFEEQGAEVFASVDELAERSLMLDGEPVADPAQYLPTASVKPSSGKLSVRQMIEEAIATHELIISEMHQDADVAANAGDIGTADLYTRLVQVHQKHRWFLKEILKKGDNLVS comes from the coding sequence ATGACTGCTACCGTTCCTTCCTTACAGCTTCAATCTAGCGTCGTTGACACCCTCAATCGCCAGCAGGCAAATGCGCTGGTTGCCTACCTCAACTACAAGAAATACCACTGGCTCACCTTTGGTCCGCTGTTCCGCGATCTGCATCTGCTGTTTGAAGAGCAGGGTGCCGAAGTCTTTGCATCCGTGGATGAACTCGCTGAAAGAAGCCTGATGCTCGACGGCGAACCCGTTGCAGACCCGGCACAATACCTGCCCACTGCCAGCGTTAAGCCCTCCTCCGGCAAGCTCTCCGTGAGACAAATGATCGAAGAGGCGATCGCCACCCACGAGCTGATCATCAGTGAAATGCACCAGGATGCCGACGTTGCAGCCAATGCAGGCGATATTGGCACTGCCGATCTGTACACCCGCCTGGTTCAAGTTCACCAGAAGCACCGCTGGTTCCTCAAGGAGATCCTGAAGAAAGGCGACAATCTGGTTTCGTAG
- a CDS encoding S-layer homology domain-containing protein: protein MIQFSRWSIAGTALVTAGLTAGLMSPPPAVFATSTAPSDSGTAFPDTQNYWAQPFIERLTQQQILAGYPDGTFQPERPVRRDEYASILQNAFNQAAERRIPSGSVYNDVPQGYWAAPAIEEAYEMGFMQGYPGGFFAPDRSISRAEVLVSLAKNLNLTDAQSARTPATQPQANSGSPAPQGSVAIANSQPGSQPNSQANAAANSPQTPSRQRNRRPFGLYPMAMTSLMQPFVNNTRALAANLRTAAPQAPATTPDPAATTQTAAPGTAPQPSPTAQTAAPDPQTVASVSSLYADADQIPPYAVNSVAQATQAGLVVNYPQTNLLNPNRPATRGEVAAFIHQALVDQGRLQPLPNPTEAANFVVKPQP, encoded by the coding sequence CACTCGTGACAGCCGGACTGACCGCAGGATTAATGAGTCCGCCGCCCGCCGTTTTTGCTACTTCTACGGCTCCCTCAGACAGCGGCACAGCGTTTCCTGATACGCAAAATTATTGGGCACAGCCCTTTATTGAACGCCTGACGCAGCAGCAAATTTTAGCGGGATATCCCGATGGCACCTTCCAGCCCGAACGTCCTGTGCGACGCGACGAGTACGCCTCCATTTTGCAAAATGCGTTTAATCAGGCAGCAGAACGCCGAATTCCCAGCGGCAGCGTCTACAACGATGTTCCTCAGGGCTACTGGGCAGCACCCGCGATCGAAGAGGCATACGAAATGGGCTTTATGCAGGGCTATCCGGGCGGATTCTTTGCCCCCGATCGCAGCATTTCTAGAGCCGAAGTCCTGGTTTCCCTGGCGAAAAACCTGAATCTCACCGATGCTCAGTCTGCCCGAACCCCAGCCACCCAACCCCAGGCAAATTCAGGCAGTCCCGCTCCGCAGGGCAGTGTTGCGATCGCCAATTCCCAGCCCGGTTCTCAGCCCAATTCGCAGGCAAACGCCGCAGCCAACTCCCCCCAGACCCCAAGCCGTCAGCGGAACCGCCGTCCTTTTGGACTGTATCCCATGGCAATGACCTCCCTGATGCAGCCTTTTGTGAACAACACCCGTGCCCTGGCTGCAAATCTCCGGACTGCTGCGCCTCAGGCTCCTGCGACTACACCCGATCCTGCTGCCACCACCCAGACTGCCGCTCCGGGAACTGCACCGCAGCCCAGCCCCACCGCCCAGACCGCAGCCCCCGATCCGCAAACCGTGGCTTCCGTGTCCAGCCTTTACGCCGATGCCGATCAAATTCCGCCCTATGCAGTGAACTCCGTCGCGCAGGCAACCCAGGCAGGACTGGTCGTGAACTACCCTCAAACGAATCTGCTGAATCCCAATCGCCCTGCAACCCGTGGAGAAGTCGCAGCGTTTATCCATCAGGCTTTAGTGGATCAGGGACGGCTGCAACCGCTGCCCAACCCAACAGAAGCAGCAAATTTTGTTGTCAAGCCTCAGCCGTAA